From the Phycisphaerales bacterium AB-hyl4 genome, one window contains:
- the ftsH gene encoding ATP-dependent zinc metalloprotease FtsH, giving the protein MPEQKDPNNQDRDQNANGRNKPRQGGPGGSGRGPNQPGNGNFMSRGILGWVLLGGLAIALLLLMSNQQNQAQRLTHNEFYNLAERHRDEGGGIFKEAVEVRDDRIVAELTEAAAGELDSPPNNRVYTTISTDTKAMFVMNLRELGVDVEESPGGNALWSLMIMWGPVLLIILLIYFFVFRSLRGAGGGPGGMLGNFSRSKHKVMNKEHSTIRLNDVAGIEEAKDEVNEIIEFLKNPKKFQRLGGRVPRGVLLIGSPGCGKTLLAKAVAGEAEVPFFSISGSDFVEMFVGVGASRVRDLFKQAKESSPCIIFLDEIDAVGRKRGSGFSSGGHDEREQTLNAILVEMDGFDSSDQIIVMAATNRADVLDPALTRPGRFDRQIHVSLPDIKGRMEILKVHSKKIKVSPDVNLERLARGTPMFSGADLAAIINEAAIIATMQGKEFVEQDDLEEARDKVKWGRARKSHKIEEDEKKVIAYHEAGHAIVMFYDDDSEPLHKVTIIPRGQALGTTFMLPEKDKHIISRKQLIAQMRVCFGGRIAEEMCTGDQYNGTAGDIRQASAIARAMVTEYGMSEKMGFLLYGADENPSGYPVSERSYSDDTARMIDEEVKSLIDVTYSETKQLLKEHYDQLDALAKALLKYETLTYDEVSKIMRGETLDKATVSDLLEAEREKAKPAEGGTIRPDNAGLDNDTPGAWPSPA; this is encoded by the coding sequence ATGCCAGAACAGAAGGATCCAAACAACCAGGATCGCGATCAGAACGCTAACGGGCGGAACAAGCCGCGCCAGGGCGGGCCGGGCGGCTCGGGGCGTGGGCCCAACCAGCCGGGCAACGGTAATTTCATGTCTCGCGGCATTCTTGGATGGGTGCTGCTTGGCGGTTTGGCGATCGCGCTGCTGCTGTTGATGAGCAATCAGCAGAACCAGGCACAGCGGCTGACGCACAACGAGTTTTACAACCTTGCGGAGCGCCATCGCGATGAGGGTGGCGGCATTTTCAAGGAAGCGGTGGAGGTGCGCGACGACCGGATCGTGGCCGAGTTGACCGAGGCGGCGGCGGGGGAGTTGGATAGTCCGCCGAACAATCGGGTTTACACGACGATCAGCACGGACACGAAGGCGATGTTCGTGATGAACCTGCGCGAGCTGGGCGTGGACGTGGAGGAATCGCCGGGGGGCAATGCGCTGTGGTCTTTGATGATCATGTGGGGCCCGGTGCTGCTGATCATTCTGCTGATCTACTTTTTCGTGTTTCGATCGCTTCGCGGCGCGGGCGGTGGGCCTGGCGGGATGCTGGGCAACTTCTCGCGGTCGAAGCATAAGGTGATGAACAAGGAGCACTCGACGATCCGCCTGAATGATGTGGCGGGCATCGAGGAAGCCAAGGATGAAGTCAACGAGATCATCGAGTTTCTCAAGAACCCGAAGAAGTTTCAGCGGCTGGGCGGACGCGTGCCGCGCGGTGTGCTGCTGATCGGCTCGCCGGGCTGTGGCAAGACGCTGCTGGCCAAGGCGGTCGCGGGTGAGGCGGAAGTGCCGTTCTTCTCGATCTCGGGTTCGGACTTCGTGGAGATGTTTGTCGGCGTGGGCGCTTCGCGCGTGCGCGACCTGTTCAAGCAGGCGAAGGAGAGTTCGCCTTGCATTATCTTCCTTGACGAGATCGACGCGGTCGGCCGAAAGCGCGGCAGCGGCTTTTCCAGCGGCGGCCATGACGAGCGCGAGCAGACGCTGAACGCGATCCTCGTCGAGATGGACGGCTTCGACAGTTCGGATCAGATTATCGTCATGGCGGCGACGAACCGGGCAGACGTGCTGGACCCGGCGCTCACGCGGCCTGGCCGATTCGACCGTCAGATTCATGTGTCGCTGCCGGACATCAAGGGGCGGATGGAGATCCTCAAGGTTCACTCCAAGAAGATCAAGGTCAGCCCGGATGTGAACCTCGAACGGTTGGCGCGGGGGACGCCGATGTTCTCGGGTGCGGATCTGGCGGCGATCATCAACGAAGCGGCGATCATCGCGACGATGCAGGGTAAGGAATTCGTCGAGCAGGACGATCTTGAGGAAGCGCGTGACAAGGTCAAGTGGGGCCGGGCGCGCAAGAGCCACAAGATTGAAGAAGACGAGAAGAAGGTGATCGCGTACCACGAGGCGGGGCATGCGATCGTGATGTTTTACGACGACGACAGCGAGCCGTTGCACAAGGTGACGATCATTCCGCGTGGGCAGGCGTTGGGCACGACGTTCATGCTGCCGGAGAAGGATAAGCACATCATCTCGCGCAAGCAGTTGATTGCGCAGATGCGTGTGTGCTTCGGCGGTCGAATTGCGGAAGAAATGTGTACCGGCGATCAGTACAACGGCACGGCGGGCGACATCCGCCAGGCGTCGGCGATCGCGCGGGCGATGGTGACCGAGTACGGCATGAGCGAAAAGATGGGCTTCCTGCTCTACGGTGCTGACGAGAACCCCAGCGGTTATCCGGTTTCCGAGCGGAGCTACAGCGATGACACGGCCAGGATGATCGACGAGGAAGTCAAGAGCCTGATCGACGTGACGTACAGCGAAACCAAGCAGTTGCTCAAAGAGCATTATGACCAGCTTGATGCGCTGGCGAAGGCGCTTTTGAAGTACGAGACGCTGACGTACGACGAGGTGAGCAAGATCATGCGTGGCGAAACGCTGGACAAGGCGACCGTGAGCGACTTGCTGGAAGCAGAGCGTGAGAAGGCCAAGCCCGCCGAGGGTGGGACGATCCGCCCGGACAACGCGGGACTGGACAACGACACGCCGGGCGCGTGGCCGTCGCCGGCGTGA
- a CDS encoding LptE family protein produces MMLRWAMAVCLCGLLVGCGYSPEGVYDDRYRTVAVPIFENRTFWERMQFDLTEAVVKELEQRTPYTVAPSGVADTILQGSITRVEQRRLSRRQEGGVPDEMELTITVDFEWIDLRSGETIRERRGFEAVGRYAPTRPAGERFESGQHAAVQQLARDIVSTMRADW; encoded by the coding sequence ATGATGCTGCGATGGGCGATGGCGGTGTGTTTGTGTGGTTTGCTCGTGGGCTGCGGCTACTCGCCGGAGGGCGTGTACGACGACCGGTATCGAACGGTGGCGGTGCCGATTTTCGAGAACCGCACGTTCTGGGAGCGGATGCAGTTTGATCTGACCGAAGCGGTGGTAAAGGAACTGGAGCAGCGTACGCCTTACACGGTGGCGCCTTCGGGCGTGGCGGACACGATTTTGCAGGGCTCGATCACGCGGGTGGAGCAGCGTCGGCTGTCGCGTCGGCAGGAAGGCGGCGTGCCGGATGAGATGGAGCTGACGATCACGGTCGATTTCGAGTGGATCGACCTGAGGTCGGGTGAGACGATCCGCGAGCGCCGGGGCTTCGAGGCGGTCGGGCGGTACGCTCCGACACGGCCTGCGGGCGAGCGATTTGAGTCGGGGCAACATGCTGCGGTGCAGCAGCTTGCCCGGGATATTGTCTCGACGATGCGTGCGGATTGGTAG